AAATTGTAGAAAAATGTGATCTGAAAAACACCACTGGTATTAGTAAACGATACATCTATATTTTATTGATAAATCTATGTGTTAATTTGCATTACCTAGACGATAGACACTCGATTAATATAACAAACTTTGAACATTCAAACTTTCAAAACAATAATAGACCAATGCTATTCTTTTAATAGCCTCACTCAGACGAAATGATATCAGTTTCGTAAAAGAGTTTAACTTCTATATAGAAAAAGAGTTTAACTtctatatacataaaaaaaaaaattatagaaaaagaACTCATGAAAAAACATTCAGACATTGTTGCCTGCTAATCATTCACcataaataaataattcataTTTTAAACTCATGTAATACAATACTTTATTTACAAATATACTTCATGATTATGATACATGAAAAAACAATTTTTAAGTATGCAAGAAAGAAGCAATAATAAAAAGGATAAAAATACCACAAGGGGTAGGATCGAATTATAACCAGAGGTAACTTCTGGAGCATTTTATCCTTAGCGACGCGAATCTGTATTAGTCGAGCCAGTGAACTTCAATAACCTAATCATTTTCTTGGCATTTGATTTTCTGTTCAACTGAACTAGATTTCTTGCAATGAGCAATAGCAGCTTGAATAGCAGCTTGTAATTCTTCCATAGTACtatcacttgaagatgaattatGATAATTAGCACCTGGTGTTGCTACAAGTAGACCACTATTTGTAGGAGAAGTTTTCATAGATACTGGAGCTGAATATGCACCTCTTTTTATTCCTCTAATTTCCTTATTTTTCCCACTTCTAAAACTTAAATTCCCAGAATAAGAATAACTTTGTCTATGTAATTGCATATTTTTTCTGCTTCTAAAAGATAAAAAAGGTCTCACCATTCTCATATACCTTTTCAAGACTTGACTCACATCAAATTTTAGCTTcctttgtttttccttgtcttctttttcctcctttttcctttttggtaatccaaataaagaaaaagattTGGACTTTGGTTTTTGATCTTTTGATGTAGTAAAAGAATTTGTTTGATGAGGATGATGAAAGCTATGGTTTAGATCATAATAAGAGTTATCATCatcatgttctaattctttttggtttttggaattttggattttcttttcttctaatGAGTCTTTTATGGGAAGTGAACTATCAATGGAATTTGTAGAAGAGCGAGGAGAAACTGGAAGATGGGATAAAAGGTGAAGAGGAAGTAAATGGCCGTGGAAAAAAATATCATCAGCTGGAGTTAAATCTATAGCAAAAGAAGATGGTGGAATATTTTGCTTTGTTTTATTATTATCAAGAGGggtttttgttgagttattttcattaAAGGAAATTGTGAAGGAAAATTCATGTGATGGAGATGATGAAGCTGAAGGTGGTGAAGCTGCAGCTGCACTGCCGGCGGCGGTGGTGGacggtggttgttgttgttgtatttgcttTGCCTTTTGGCTTTCTTGATTGGGCTGCTTCAATTCTTCTTTGACTCTCATCTTGTCCATGACTAAAAATGTTTTAAAAGGGTAATAAATTTAGTACTAAGATCTAATATTGGATCTTTTTTTCAagttttcttgtttttctttgattgaggagaaaaagaaaaaagaagaagataagatACGTGAAGAAGGGGGTGTTGGGAATTTAGGCTAAAATGTCTTATACAAAAGAGTTTTGTGTGGCAATTATAGTGATATGAATATTGTTTATTGTTGAATGAAGAGAAGGGGTTATGTGGTGGCTATGAGATGGAGATGAAGTTATTTTGTAAAGGGAAGTGGGGTCCTTTTTATATGAACAGCTATATGGTGCTAATTTCAGGAAAAGTACCCTGACACAACAAAATCCAATGCTTTCtagctttattattattttttttttttaatgtttttgCCAAAATTGGTGgggaaaaaaattagaaaaattaacACGATTGGTCATTCACTCaatcgcttaaactaaaaatagcttgattataatatatatataagatgtgtataatcatatataattaatatataatttaggtatataactataaaaagtaaataatgaatataactTATTTAAGTATAAATGTACTGTCATCTACTACTACTCATGGGATGATGTAGCTTTTTATAAGCGTAAGAAATGTACTTGTTGTCTTAAACTCAAACTATACGTatgtatttatatttatatttgtatttatttgATGGATATAAATATAAATGATTGATAAAAAATATTAACCGTactgttattatattattatacatGCACTTAAAACATTCTGAATGCACCTCGACTTGTATCGTTAACAAGagtattgttataaaataaagacaagtatagagagaaactgatatattattcaaacttatgtacataatgaactgaattctcttctatttatagaagaaaggaagctgttgtgtaagctgctattgcaagctgttgtgtaagctgctactctaagttgttgtgccagatatagataaccttctaccatgggtaatatttatccataacggagtaccgaaaggataagatTCTTCAGGAGTcttattttcaatagagtactaaatagataaacatatttacggcggagtctcatatggataagcttcttcaggaagcttatttacaacagagtactaaatgaacattcataatataatatatttataacaccctcccccctggatattcattaaaagataatgtgtctcattaaaaccttactagaaaaaaaccctgtgggaaaaaactttagcaaggaaaaaagagtacatcgcgtattttactccccctgatgaaaaccttgtttcaaatatttaagtctctgcattccaatcttgtataccatcttctcaaaagttgaagttggtaaagatttagtgaataaatctgccggattgtcacttgaacgaatttattgcacatcaatatcaccatttttctgaagatcgtgtgtgtagaataattttggtgaaatgtgcttcgttctatctccttttataaatcctcccttcaattgggctacgCATGCAGCAttatcttcgtataaaattgtgggtcttttctcacattccaaaccatatttttctcgaataaaatgaattattgatctcaaccatacgcattccctacttgcttcatgaataactattatttcagtatgatttgaagaagtagcaacaatagattgctttgtggagtgccatgatatgatagtacctccacgtGTAAAAacgtacccgatttgagatctagctttatgggatcggataaataacatgcatctgcataaccaacaagatctgcactatccttgttagcataaaacaaacccatatcaagagttccatttaaatatcgcaatatatgcttaatcctaTTCTAatatctccgtgtaggagaagaactatatcttgctagtaaattaacagaaaatgctatgtcaggccttgtagcattagtaAGATACATTAATGCACCAATTGtactgagatagggtacttcgggaccaaggagttcctcatcctcttctggaggtcgggaCAAATCtttattcatttcaagtgatcgaacaaccattggtgtactcaatgggtgcgctttgtccatgtaaaagagttttaagaccctttctgtataggcaaatTGATGGATaaaagatcccgtctgctaaatgttcaatttgtagaccaagacaaagttttgtctttctaaGAACTTTcctctcaaattctttcttaagatattcaattgccttttggagctcttctgaagttccaacaagatttatgtcatcaacataaacagcaagtacaACAAATTCTGAAgcaattttctttataaaaatatatggacaaataacatcatttatgtaaccctctttcagtaaatattcactgaggcgattataccacatgcgcccagattgctttaaaccgtacaaagatctttgtaatctgattgagtacatttttcgagattttgaatatacttcaggcattttaaaaccttcggggattttcatgtaaatttcattatcaagtgacctgGACAGATAatctgtaaccacatccattagatgtatttcaagcctttcacgtaacgctaaactgatgagatatcgaaatgttatggcatccataactggtgaatatgtttcttcataatcgactccaggtcgttgtgagaatccttgtgcaacaaggcgagcctcgtatctttcaacttcattttaaGCATTtatttttcgcacaaaaacccatttatgaccaactggctttataccagcaggtgtttggactactggtccaaagacctctcttttagcaagtgacttcaattccgattgaattgactcttgccattttggccaatcagatctttatcgacattcttcgacagatcggggttcaagattctcactattTTGTATAATGTTAAGTGTAATATTATATGCAAAAAATACTATCTACCACTacttcagatcgatttaaattaatcccagcacgagtagaacttattaaaagtttctcactcacttgagtctcgggttcattgatttcttcaggaatctcagaactaatcagatcttgggtctctttagGAGATCCcctcataatatcattttgatcatttgtcgattttctttttctagaatttcgatccttagaacccaaaggtctacTACGCTTCAGgcatgctttaggttcactagctcccATACTAGTAGATGCTCCTGCaagggacatcaattcggataggcacattctctgcagggatatgcgacttagttatccttttcaaatcagtaaatgcgtctggcatttgatttgctatattctataaatggatgatcttctggacctcctaattacatataggggtacgtggatcaaagtgagataatgatgaaacttttcacacactttctcttttgatttcctttttctctccccctaattgtgggaaatttatttcatcaaatcgacaatctgcaaatcgtgCAGTAAATAAATTTttcgtcaatggttcaagatagcgaataatagagggtgattcaaactcAATATATAtttctaaccttctttggggcTCATCCcactgcgctgtggtggtgctactggcacatatacagtacatccaaaaattcgtagatagacaatatttggttcatgaccaaaaactaattgtgacggagaatatttattataatgtgttggactgagacggataagtgatgctgcgtgcaagatagcatggccccaaacagtagtggacaattttgtctttcataagtagtggtcttgctatcaattgcaattgtttaataaatgactctgcaaggccattttgagtatgaacataagctacaggatgttcaacttttattccaactgatagacaataattatcaaaagcttgagatgagaattctccagcattatcaaggtgaatcgcctttataggataatctgggaattgtcttaatcgaattatttgggctaataactttgcaaacgccaggttgcgagatgatagtaggcacacatgagaccatcttgaaaatgcatctattaggaccataaaatatctaaatagCCTACTTGGTGGGTGAATATGTCCACATATAatcccatgtatacgttctaaaaaggcaggggactcaatgtcaaccttcattggtgatggtctagtgatcattttgccttgataataagcatcacaagaaaattcatcatttgtaagaatcttcaggttctttaatggatgcccactcgaattttcagtaattcgtctcctcattattgatccaggatggcctaaacggccatgccaaagcacaaaagtatttgaatcagtaaacttctggtttacaatagagtgtgcttcaactgtactaatctttgaatagtataagccagaagataaagttggtaacttttctacaatgcatttctggccaaaaaaattctttgtaatacaatgatattccacgttcatttcatctattgtttcaacatgatacccatttcggcggatatctataaaactcaataagtttcttcgggacttggaggagaacaatgcattgtcgataataagttttatTCCCTTAGACATAAATAcagtagctcttccggagccttccatcaaacttatattaccagaaattgttgaaacatttactttttccttatgaaaataagaaaagtatttctgatctttgaatatggcatgagttgttccactatcaattacacaaatatcttcatgattggtctttgatccaaacataatttgaggattatccatattcttcaaaaataaaataaatatgatagtaaacatcattttcaaagcataacttttatttatgtacaacaattacataaccatactatctactacaaacaacaaaaattaaaatatttacaattctacagattcactaccgatcacatgacttgtttctccttctgggagtgcaaaataatcagctacatccaaatgcataaagtctaaattatcttcagaaataaaatttgcttcagcatttttctttgtcttcttcagggaggcttgatacagctcaaccaggtgctttggcgtacgacatgtacgtgaccagtgcccttttcctccacatctatagcatgcattttctggctttcctgcttgcaccgcttcatgcttttgttccttccttttctactactggtggtgaggagggttctttggtgcattgttattactacgattagagtttcctccccaaCCACGGTCATGACcatgactggggccacgtcctcttccacgcttagcttggtggaagttcgtctcattcacttcaaggaatggacaagaaccagtaggtcgactttcatgatttttcattaatagcccattatgttgctcggctacaacaagatgtgagataagttcagaatactttttgaatcctaTCTCTCGATATTTCTGTTAcatgagcatattcgaggcatgaaaagtggtaaaagttttctccaacatatcatgatcagtaatattgtcatcacatagtttcaattgggaaataattctgaacatatcggaattatactcactgatagatttaaaatcttgtagcctaagatgagtccaatcataacgtgcatgtggaagaacgaccatcttcaggtggtcatatttatctttcaaattattccacactatgactggatctttaacagtaagatatttcattttcaggcccttatcaaggtgatggcgtaggaatatcattgctttggcacggtcttggtttgatgcctgatttttatctttgatggtatctgctagacccatcgcatcaagatgaatttcggcatcaagcacccaatacatgtagcttttgcccgatatatccagggctacaaactcaagtttagaaagatttgacattatttagaaaaagaaaattcgtacctctgatactttcaaagtattttctcgagatggtagagtttcgtgctgataacgtgttataaaataaagacagtaaagtaaagacaagtatagagagaaactgatatattattcaaacttatgtacataatgaactgaattctcctctatttatagaagaaaggaagcttctgtgtaagctgctactgcaagctgttgtgtaagctgctactgcaaactgcttgtaagctgctactctaagctgttgtaccagatatagataaccttctaccatgggtaatatttatccataacggagtactgaAAGGATAAGTTTTTTCAGGAGGCTTATAtacaatagagtactaaatagataaacatatttacggtggAGTCTCATACGGAGAAGCTTCTTTAGGAagtttatttacaacggagtactaaatgaacatccataatataatatatttataacaagtaTCTATTGTTGGAGTCCAATTTTGTAAAACGGccaagggccaaatatacccctctactttcgaaaatggtctaagaatacccctcgttatactattgggttatctatacccctgcagtcatactttgggttcatatatacccctcatttaaacggagggacatgtGTCACCTTCATGttagtcaattctaaatatctcccaattaattaaaaagactcattactcaTACccgaaaaaataattattttttttgtaaaaattggaaaaaactaaaaaacaattttctaaagcaatattttgtaaaaactgaaaaaataaatattttcttttctttttttttctttccagtttttagttaaaaatatttcagttttttctagtttttaatttctttaaaattacttttcagtttttaccaaaatattgttttagaaaatatttttcagttttttgtaaatttgttttttagttttttccagtttttacaaaaaaaattatttttcgggtatgagtaatgagtttttttaattaattagaagatatttagaattgaccaacatgacagtgacacgtgtccctccgtttaaatgagggatatatttgaacccaaagtatgattgCAAGggtataaataacccaatagtataacgagggatattcttagaccatttttgaaagaagaggggtatatttggccctttgccgtttgTAAAAACATTGACTGTAATGACACGTTTTTTCCATACAGTagtattattttcgtattttcttATTTTAGATTTTTGTTACTATATGTTATTTCTTTTGCTTCGGTCatcttattattttattttactattgtTACTGTTTATTTTTCTTCTGTCTTTGAGTTGAATGTCTATCGAAAATAACATCTATATCTTTACAAATATAGGCAGAGGCGAATCCAGGATTTCAAAAGGACgagtgcactattttgaaaaggTGAATCTAGAATTTACATTTGACGGGCTTAACTTTAGTCTCTTACCCCGAACCCACTACATTTTTGAAATTGTAGGTttaaaattatattcttttttaaaattttacttattttctcacacacacacacacacacacatatatatatatatatatatatatatatatatatatatatatatatatatatatatatatatatatatatatatatatatatatatatacacacatacacacacacatacacacacacacacacatatatatatacacacacacacacacacacactactaTAGACATCGAAATTTTAACGGATCAAGCcaaatcctaaattcaagatgactcttgaaatattaagagtctattagggttacttggtggctactccacccaaaccctaattcatgcttataaataaggctacatatgtccttcaaagatgatctcagCAATCCCATAAtgcacaaagagatcaaatataCGATCTTGAAATTACATAAAAAATCATGGAATATTCATTAGAGATCAAAAacatgtcaaatatgtcttgctcaaagttctagcaacattcaagatccaaatggagtgTTGTTATATGCTTCTTGATCATCAGATACATGAAGGAGATGCATATCATCCCACGTTCGAGAAATACGCCGTTAATGTCCTCGAATTACAGATAACAAATCGGAGggaagaatcaagggataaacaAAGTTGTAACATacaatgtttatcaataaaatctttttttttctttatagttatttgtgattgcagttttattttGAACAGTCAATTTCACTTGTACAGGTGCACCCAATAATTATTGCACCATAGGAGTCCTTGAGAATGGgtacacacacatatatttaagtaaatttgaagaaatataatattattatacGTGGTTTAGGAAGAGGAGTAtgagttcacgtgaacccatagTCTAAGACCTAGATACGCCTCTGAATATAGTAACAAGATTTGCGTATAAACCACTTTTTTCTAACCCTATTTATGAGATTATAatgagtttgttgttgttattattgttatactTTTGTAAAAATCAATTGATTCTCACCTctttttaaaaggcgtttctggggcgagccccggggtgaggcgtaccaaaaacgccccggggcgctggtgtggggcgaaagtttCAAGAGGCGTACGCCTCGCAATTTGGGGCGTATGCTCGGGCGTTCGGGGCAcatttttttagtaaggagtaagcctgagagactttttcaaattaaaacaaaaattgttgaattagtccttcatataatacccaaattctcaaaagttagtttggtaattactcaaaaggtttaaaaaagaactcaaaagtattaaatttaaaagtaaagacttttttttattgatttaagccctaattcatggtttttccaattttttatcttgtccatTAGTCTGTTAATATCTCTCAAAAgtaacgaatatttaatttttttttacaaatagaaagagaactacatttttcttcataacaacaaattcaaagttcaaattgaaggttaatc
This region of Nicotiana tomentosiformis chromosome 4, ASM39032v3, whole genome shotgun sequence genomic DNA includes:
- the LOC104102343 gene encoding BRI1 kinase inhibitor 1-like produces the protein MDKMRVKEELKQPNQESQKAKQIQQQQPPSTTAAGSAAAASPPSASSSPSHEFSFTISFNENNSTKTPLDNNKTKQNIPPSSFAIDLTPADDIFFHGHLLPLHLLSHLPVSPRSSTNSIDSSLPIKDSLEEKKIQNSKNQKELEHDDDNSYYDLNHSFHHPHQTNSFTTSKDQKPKSKSFSLFGLPKRKKEEKEDKEKQRKLKFDVSQVLKRYMRMVRPFLSFRSRKNMQLHRQSYSYSGNLSFRSGKNKEIRGIKRGAYSAPVSMKTSPTNSGLLVATPGANYHNSSSSDSTMEELQAAIQAAIAHCKKSSSVEQKIKCQEND